A genomic region of Trichothermofontia sichuanensis B231 contains the following coding sequences:
- a CDS encoding thiamine pyrophosphate-binding protein yields the protein MTQKTGRFAIIEQLLADGIHYMFGNPGTVEQGFLDAIAVYPEMKYILTLQESVAVMLADGYARATKKPTIVQLHSTPGVGNGIGALYQAKRGHAPLVVIGGDAGIKYMAMDAQMAGDLVAFAEPVTKWSTLVMDPSSVLRVLRRAIKIAATPPMGPVYVCLPQDILDQPTVEPIVPTSFPSTRVVPDEALIKEAAQLLAAGQTPMIFIGDGVAYAGAQAELTRVAELLGAEVWECDNGEVNMSYTHPLYQGATGHMFGFQSLPILQKGDAILVTGTYIVPEVFPELGTVFAPGAKVVHVDLNAYEIAKNHPVDLGLVSDPKLTLAKLATALAQILTPEQQQAAQARMEALRQQKESKRAAALEADRAVRDQVPLQFSRFMEELVPHLPEDVIIFDEALTSSPALVRYLPPTQPEHYFLTRGGSLGVGIPGAIGAKLANPDKTVIGFTGDGGSMYTIQALWTAARYNVDVKFVICNNRSYKLLQLNIEQYWKENQVAAHDYPLSFDLSYPDIQFAQLSQAMGVPAMRVEKPAEVGPAIAQAMAHKGPFLIDVVVPGSFKPDVIRQQTGL from the coding sequence ATGACACAAAAAACTGGTCGCTTCGCCATTATTGAGCAATTGCTCGCCGATGGCATTCACTATATGTTTGGCAACCCCGGCACGGTCGAGCAGGGGTTCCTCGATGCGATCGCCGTCTACCCGGAGATGAAATACATTCTCACCCTCCAAGAAAGCGTAGCTGTAATGCTAGCCGACGGCTACGCCAGAGCCACCAAGAAACCGACGATCGTCCAACTGCACAGCACCCCCGGCGTGGGCAATGGCATTGGTGCCCTCTACCAGGCCAAACGGGGTCATGCGCCCCTGGTTGTTATTGGCGGCGATGCCGGGATCAAGTACATGGCGATGGATGCCCAAATGGCTGGGGATCTCGTGGCCTTTGCCGAACCCGTCACCAAATGGTCCACCCTGGTGATGGACCCGTCCTCAGTCCTGCGGGTCTTACGGCGGGCGATTAAGATTGCTGCCACTCCGCCAATGGGTCCAGTTTATGTCTGTCTGCCCCAGGACATTCTCGATCAGCCGACCGTGGAGCCGATCGTCCCCACGTCTTTCCCGTCCACCCGTGTCGTCCCCGATGAGGCCCTCATCAAAGAAGCAGCGCAATTATTAGCCGCCGGCCAAACGCCGATGATTTTCATTGGGGATGGGGTTGCCTACGCTGGTGCCCAGGCGGAACTGACGCGGGTGGCCGAGTTGCTGGGGGCTGAGGTGTGGGAATGCGATAACGGCGAAGTCAACATGAGCTATACCCATCCGCTCTACCAGGGCGCGACGGGCCACATGTTCGGCTTCCAAAGTTTGCCGATTTTGCAAAAGGGCGACGCGATTCTGGTAACAGGTACCTATATCGTGCCGGAGGTGTTCCCAGAATTAGGGACTGTTTTCGCACCGGGCGCGAAGGTGGTGCATGTGGATCTGAACGCCTACGAAATCGCCAAGAATCATCCGGTGGATTTGGGCCTGGTGAGTGATCCCAAGTTGACGCTGGCGAAGTTGGCAACGGCGTTGGCACAAATCCTGACGCCGGAACAGCAGCAGGCGGCCCAGGCCCGGATGGAAGCGCTTCGGCAACAAAAAGAAAGTAAACGGGCAGCGGCGCTGGAGGCCGATCGCGCTGTGCGGGATCAGGTGCCGCTCCAATTCTCTCGCTTTATGGAGGAGTTGGTGCCCCATCTGCCGGAAGATGTGATTATCTTCGATGAGGCGCTGACCAGTTCGCCAGCGCTGGTGCGTTATCTGCCACCGACGCAACCGGAGCATTACTTCCTGACGCGGGGTGGTTCGTTGGGGGTGGGAATTCCCGGCGCCATCGGGGCGAAGCTGGCCAACCCGGATAAGACGGTGATTGGCTTTACAGGCGATGGCGGGAGTATGTACACGATCCAGGCCCTATGGACAGCGGCGCGGTATAACGTGGATGTCAAGTTTGTGATTTGTAATAACCGTTCTTATAAGCTGTTGCAACTCAATATTGAGCAGTATTGGAAGGAAAATCAGGTCGCTGCTCATGATTATCCCTTGAGTTTTGATCTGTCCTATCCGGATATTCAGTTTGCCCAGCTTTCTCAGGCAATGGGGGTGCCGGCGATGCGGGTGGAGAAGCCAGCGGAGGTAGGGCCGGCGATCGCCCAGGCGATGGCCCATAAGGGACCGTTTTTGATCGATGTGGTTGTGCCCGGTAGCTTTAAGCCTGATGTGATTCGTCAACAGACGGGTTTGTAG
- a CDS encoding type 1 glutamine amidotransferase domain-containing protein → MSKKVLIILSEWGYWGEELLGPLETFDAAGYKVDFATPKGKRPHALPPSMDASYIDPPLGRSVTTEEVARKVRELDASDRLNFPINLSEWLPERPYWSSPRFIREMEEYYKKLDKVYEDLKQYDAMLIVGGSGPIVDLANNQRVHDLILGFLKLDKPIGAECYGVACLAFAREIENRKSIIWGKHVTGHCIEYDYHDGTGFLGTDFNMGPPPYPLEFILRDATGPDGAYIGNFGKETSVIVDYPFITGRSTPDSYLTGQKMVEVMEKGLTRYGW, encoded by the coding sequence ATGTCCAAGAAGGTTCTGATTATCTTGTCAGAATGGGGCTACTGGGGAGAGGAATTACTGGGTCCACTCGAAACATTTGATGCCGCCGGTTACAAGGTCGATTTTGCGACCCCTAAGGGCAAGCGGCCCCATGCCCTACCCCCCAGCATGGATGCCAGTTATATCGATCCGCCCCTGGGACGATCGGTGACCACGGAAGAAGTGGCCCGCAAGGTGCGCGAACTCGATGCTTCTGATCGCCTCAACTTTCCGATCAACCTGTCCGAATGGCTACCGGAACGGCCCTATTGGAGTTCCCCCCGCTTCATCCGTGAGATGGAGGAGTATTACAAGAAGCTGGATAAGGTTTACGAAGACCTGAAACAGTATGACGCCATGCTGATTGTCGGCGGCAGTGGCCCGATCGTTGATCTGGCCAATAACCAGCGGGTGCATGATCTAATCTTGGGCTTCTTGAAGCTGGATAAGCCGATCGGGGCCGAATGCTACGGCGTTGCCTGTCTGGCTTTTGCGCGGGAAATTGAAAACCGCAAGAGCATTATTTGGGGCAAACACGTCACCGGCCACTGCATCGAATACGACTACCACGACGGCACCGGCTTCCTGGGCACCGACTTCAACATGGGACCCCCCCCCTATCCCCTGGAATTCATCCTGCGGGATGCCACTGGCCCCGACGGTGCCTACATCGGTAACTTCGGCAAAGAAACCTCAGTCATTGTCGATTACCCCTTCATCACCGGACGCTCCACCCCCGACTCCTACCTCACCGGCCAAAAAATGGTCGAAGTCATGGAAAAGGGCCTCACCCGCTACGGCTGGTAA
- a CDS encoding B12-binding domain-containing radical SAM protein translates to MKVKMILPALTEALSPFWRPIKYSLFPPLGLATIASFFDPTDEIDLQDEHVERLNLDDEPDLVVIQVYITSAYHAYELADHYRQRGAYVCLGGLHVTALPTEAQAHADTIFLGPGEDTWPQFLRDFRAGQPAPMYQSKIRSLVGVPPIRRDLIKRHLYLIPNSIVVSRGCPHACDFCYKDAFYQGGKSFYTQPVDDALAEIERLPGRHLYFLDDHLFGHPQFAAALFEGMRGMGRVWQAAATIQSILQPGILEKAVDAGLRSLFVGFETLNPTNLRQQHKYHNLNRDYTAAIRCLHDRGVMINGSFVFGMDDDDPDVFDRTVEWAVQQGIETATFHILTPYPGTALYDRIQAQQRLLHTNWDLYDTRHTVFQPLKMRPEVLEAGYWRAYEQFYRWSHIVQGAWVKEQWRDRLRHLLYAGAWKKLEPMWDVLIRARQVNRLLPALETLLDGKLGRPVTPSPEPIVPVAAGTRQFGPWGLPNDRLVK, encoded by the coding sequence ATGAAGGTCAAAATGATTTTGCCCGCTTTGACGGAAGCGCTCAGCCCCTTCTGGCGACCGATTAAGTATTCCCTATTCCCGCCCCTGGGGTTGGCCACGATCGCCAGTTTTTTCGACCCCACGGATGAGATTGATCTCCAGGACGAACACGTGGAGAGGTTGAACCTGGACGATGAACCTGACCTGGTGGTGATTCAGGTTTATATCACCTCGGCTTACCATGCCTATGAATTGGCCGATCACTACCGGCAACGGGGAGCCTATGTCTGCCTGGGCGGTCTCCATGTGACGGCGTTGCCCACGGAAGCCCAGGCCCATGCCGATACGATTTTTCTCGGCCCTGGTGAGGATACCTGGCCCCAGTTTTTACGGGATTTTCGGGCCGGACAGCCAGCCCCGATGTACCAATCAAAAATTCGCAGTTTGGTGGGGGTGCCGCCCATCCGTCGGGATTTGATTAAGCGACACCTGTACCTGATTCCCAATTCGATCGTGGTATCGCGGGGGTGCCCCCATGCCTGCGATTTTTGTTATAAAGACGCCTTCTACCAGGGTGGCAAGTCATTTTACACCCAACCCGTGGACGATGCCCTGGCGGAAATAGAGCGCCTACCGGGACGCCATTTGTACTTTCTCGACGATCATTTGTTTGGCCATCCCCAATTTGCAGCGGCCTTGTTCGAGGGAATGCGGGGGATGGGACGGGTTTGGCAGGCGGCGGCGACGATTCAATCGATCCTGCAACCGGGGATCTTGGAAAAAGCGGTGGATGCGGGTCTGCGCAGCCTCTTTGTTGGGTTTGAAACCCTGAATCCAACGAACCTCCGGCAACAGCATAAATACCACAATCTCAATCGCGATTACACGGCAGCCATTCGCTGCCTGCACGATCGTGGGGTCATGATTAACGGCAGTTTTGTCTTTGGCATGGATGACGATGATCCCGATGTCTTCGATCGCACGGTTGAGTGGGCCGTCCAACAGGGTATTGAAACCGCCACGTTTCATATTTTGACCCCCTATCCAGGGACCGCCCTCTACGATCGCATCCAGGCCCAGCAGCGCCTTTTACATACCAATTGGGATCTCTACGATACGCGCCATACCGTGTTTCAACCGCTGAAGATGCGTCCCGAAGTCCTGGAAGCGGGGTATTGGCGGGCCTATGAGCAGTTTTATCGGTGGTCCCATATTGTCCAGGGGGCTTGGGTCAAGGAGCAATGGCGCGATCGCCTTCGGCATCTCCTCTACGCCGGAGCCTGGAAAAAACTGGAACCTATGTGGGATGTATTGATCCGCGCCCGTCAAGTCAACCGCTTACTGCCAGCCTTGGAAACCCTCCTGGATGGTAAGCTGGGTCGCCCAGTCACCCCCTCGCCTGAACCGATTGTCCCCGTTGCCGCTGGTACCCGGCAATTTGGACCCTGGGGGTTGCCCAACGATCGCCTTGTTAAGTAA
- a CDS encoding ATP-dependent DNA helicase — protein sequence MPPTDSCGLAVVIRPPLSVIEADVHQQLHAFLRAQGDTQWPHHLTVARLVARALRLGSHALLQAGAPAGDHGHYRISYLASALIWPGPVILVAPLETQQRLLHVEIPRLQAWLGLSKAIWQGDRWPQTQVDGLLLTTPAAWLTDRLFETDAFPPQIPTIIDGIDDLETWTRQQLQVDLEPADWRSLALAQPAARDRIRDTQVQLTHLLFQHPPNPYGCYLLEGEEQVLLEDLFWDLHQMGSYNPSQLLTLDPSQNPPLPVLPDRVQVSTSLPPSWQRFWHQIQQPHTLTWVTLHREQGQFSLHCAPIQIAPALAPIWSQQPVILISGAIDQQPETGTYGQRLGLPEMTTVKFSPDRQREQIYLYLPEGLPTPNTREFQPALLHELRKLLTLQATTQGISVLLIGDLPLKAQIGSQLAAEFGSRVQVERTCLESNGILVTGWEFWRQQQRVFPAPHLMAIATLPIPSLEHPLVAAQVADYKRQKQDWFRLYLLPTALADLQRAITPLRESQGIVALLDSRVVRRTYGQQVLAALSPFARLNYLDPDLFLANGGP from the coding sequence TTGCCGCCAACTGACTCCTGTGGTCTCGCCGTGGTCATCCGGCCACCCCTGTCTGTGATTGAAGCCGATGTTCACCAGCAACTCCATGCGTTCCTGCGGGCGCAGGGAGATACCCAATGGCCCCACCATCTGACGGTGGCCCGGCTGGTGGCGCGGGCATTACGGCTGGGCAGTCATGCGCTCCTCCAGGCAGGCGCACCCGCTGGCGATCATGGCCACTACCGCATTAGCTATCTGGCCTCAGCCTTGATCTGGCCCGGTCCCGTCATCCTGGTCGCCCCGCTGGAAACCCAACAGCGCTTGCTGCACGTGGAAATTCCCCGCCTCCAAGCCTGGTTGGGATTATCTAAAGCCATTTGGCAGGGCGATCGCTGGCCGCAAACTCAGGTTGACGGGTTACTCCTCACCACCCCCGCTGCCTGGTTAACCGATCGCCTATTTGAGACCGACGCCTTTCCCCCCCAGATCCCGACCATTATCGATGGCATTGACGATCTCGAAACCTGGACTCGGCAACAGTTACAGGTCGATCTAGAGCCTGCCGATTGGCGATCGCTAGCCTTGGCGCAACCCGCTGCCCGCGATCGCATCCGGGATACCCAAGTGCAATTGACCCATCTCCTGTTTCAGCATCCCCCCAACCCCTACGGATGTTACCTGCTGGAGGGGGAAGAACAGGTCTTGTTAGAAGATCTCTTCTGGGACCTGCACCAGATGGGGAGTTACAACCCCAGCCAACTGCTCACCCTTGATCCCAGCCAAAATCCACCGCTGCCCGTGCTGCCCGATCGGGTCCAGGTCTCGACTAGCCTGCCGCCCTCCTGGCAGCGCTTTTGGCACCAAATCCAACAACCCCATACCCTGACCTGGGTAACCCTCCACCGTGAGCAGGGGCAATTTTCCCTCCACTGCGCCCCCATCCAGATTGCCCCCGCCCTCGCCCCCATCTGGTCGCAACAACCCGTGATTTTGATTAGCGGCGCGATCGACCAGCAACCGGAGACCGGCACCTATGGCCAGCGCCTCGGTCTACCGGAGATGACCACCGTCAAATTTTCCCCCGATCGCCAGCGCGAACAAATTTATCTCTATTTGCCAGAGGGCCTACCTACGCCCAACACCCGCGAATTCCAACCCGCCCTGCTCCACGAGCTACGCAAACTCCTGACCCTCCAGGCCACCACCCAGGGGATCAGCGTCCTCCTCATTGGCGATCTACCCCTCAAGGCCCAGATCGGCTCCCAACTTGCCGCTGAATTTGGCTCCCGCGTCCAGGTAGAACGAACCTGCCTAGAGAGCAACGGCATCCTGGTCACCGGCTGGGAATTCTGGCGGCAGCAGCAACGGGTTTTCCCCGCCCCCCACCTAATGGCGATCGCCACCCTGCCGATCCCCTCGCTTGAACATCCCCTGGTCGCCGCCCAGGTAGCCGACTATAAGCGTCAAAAACAAGACTGGTTCCGCCTATATCTCCTGCCCACCGCCTTGGCCGACCTGCAACGGGCCATCACCCCCCTGCGCGAATCCCAGGGGATCGTCGCCCTGCTCGACAGCCGCGTCGTGCGGCGCACCTATGGCCAGCAGGTGTTAGCCGCCCTCAGTCCCTTTGCCCGCCTGAATTACCTAGATCCCGACCTATTTTTGGCCAACGGCGGACCCTAA
- a CDS encoding DUF2839 domain-containing protein yields the protein MGEAKRRKQALGEKYGTEANILPWLPIKKSQAEQFMKWTTQGSWIGIGLLVVIWVTVRFIGPALGWWELN from the coding sequence ATGGGTGAAGCCAAACGCCGCAAACAAGCCCTGGGTGAAAAGTACGGCACCGAGGCCAACATCCTTCCCTGGCTACCGATCAAGAAAAGCCAGGCAGAGCAATTTATGAAATGGACTACCCAGGGCAGTTGGATTGGGATTGGCCTGCTGGTGGTGATCTGGGTAACGGTTCGCTTCATTGGCCCCGCCTTGGGTTGGTGGGAACTCAACTAG